One Glycine soja cultivar W05 chromosome 2, ASM419377v2, whole genome shotgun sequence genomic region harbors:
- the LOC114380289 gene encoding uncharacterized protein At4g28440-like: MADSKAGLRKPVFTKVDQLRPGTSGHTLTVKVVNAKMVMQKGRSDGPQSRQMRIAECLVGDETGMIIFTARNDQVDMMKEAATVILRNAKIDMFKGSMRFAVDKWGRVEVTEPASFTVKEDNNLSLIEYELVNVVVE; the protein is encoded by the exons ATGGCAGATTCCAAAGCTGGATTGAGGAAGCCAGTGTTTACCAAGGTTGATCAGCTTCGCCCGGGGACCAGCGGGCACACTTTAACTGTGAAGGTGGTCAATGCTAAGATGGTGATGCAGAAAGGTCGTTCTGATGGTCCTCAATCCCGTCAGATGCGAATTGCTGAATGTTTGGTTGGCGATGAGACTGGAATGATCATATTCACTGCCAGAAATGATCAAG TGGATATGATGAAAGAGGCTGCTACTGTGATCCTGCGCAATGCCAAAATTGACATGTTCAAAGGATCAATGAGGTTTGCTGTGGACAAGTGGGGCCGTGTGGAAGTCACAGAACCTGCTAGTTTTACTGTGAAGGAAGATAATAACTTGTCTCTCATTGAGTATGAACTGGTGAATGTTGTTGTGGAATGA
- the LOC114380297 gene encoding uncharacterized protein At4g28440-like codes for MADSKSGLRKPVFTKVDQLCPGTSGHTLTVKVVNAKMVMQRGRSDGPQSRQMRIAECLVGDETGMIIYTARNDQVDTMTEGATVILRNAKIDMFKGSMRLAVDKWGRVELTEPASFTVKEDNNLSLIEYELVNVVAE; via the exons ATGGCAGATTCAAAATCAGGATTGAGGAAACCAGTGTTCACCAAGGTTGATCAGCTTTGCCCGGGGACCAGTGGTCACACTTTAACTGTGAAGGTGGTCAATGCTAAGATGGTGATGCAGAGAGGTCGCTCTGATGGTCCTCAATCTCGTCAAATGCGAATTGCTGAGTGCTTGGTTGGTGATGAGACTGGAATGATCATATACACCGCCAGAAATGATCAAG TGGATACGATGACAGAGGGAGCTACTGTGATCCTGCGTAACGCCAAAATTGACATGTTCAAAGGATCAATGAGGCTTGCTGTGGACAAGTGGGGCCGTGTGGAACTCACAGAACCTGCTAGTTTCACTGTGAAGGAAGATAATAACTTGTCTCTCATTGAGTATGAACTGGTGAATGTTGTTGCGGAATGA
- the LOC114380301 gene encoding carbonic anhydrase 2-like isoform X1: MAGALKKCMMLCCTSKIVSKEEMAGESYEEAIASLTKLLSEKADLGGVAAAKIKDLTAELDAAGSKPFNPEERIRTGFIQFKNEKFEKNPDLYGELAKGQSPKFMVFACSDSRVCPSHILDFQPGEAFMVRNIANMVPPYDKTKYSGAGAAIEYAVLHLKVENIVVIGHSCCGGIKGLMSIPDDGTTASEFIEQWVQICTPAKSKVKAGKSDLSFSEQCTNCEKEAVNVSLGNLLTYPFVRDGVVNKTLALKGAHYDFVNGNFELWDLNFKLLPTISV; the protein is encoded by the exons AAGGAAGAAATGGCAGGAGAATCATACGAGGAAGCCATCGCGAGTCTGACCAAGCTTCTCAG TGAAAAAGCTGACCTCGGTGGTGTTGCCGCCGCAAAGATCAAGGATCTGACGGCGGAGCTTGATGCCGCCGGTTCGAAGCCGTTTAACCCGGAGGAGAGGATCAGAACCGGCTTCATCCaatttaagaatgagaaatttgA GAAAAATCCTGATCTATATGGCGAACTTGCCAAAGGCCAGAGCCCAAAG TTTATGGTATTTGCATGCTCAGATTCGAGAGTTTGTCCATCTCATATTCTGGATTTCCAACCGGGTGAGGCCTTTATGGTCCGAAACATTGCCAACATGGTTCCCCCATATGACAAG ACGAAGTATTCAGGAGCAGGGGCTGCCATAGAATATGCAGTGTTGCATTTAAAG GTGGAGAATATTGTAGTTATTGGACACAGTTGCTGTGGAGGTATAAAGGGGCTCATGTCTATCCCAGATGACGGGACCACTGCAAG TGAATTCATAGAGCAATGGGTCCAAATTTGTACTCCAGCAAAGTCCAAGGTTAAAGCAGGAAAAAGTGACTTAAGTTTTTCAGAGCAATGTACTAACTGTGAGAAG GAAGCTGTGAATGTATCACTTGGTAACCTATTAACATATCCATTTGTTAGAGATGGTGTTGTTAACAAAACTCTGGCTTTGAAAGGAGCACATTATGATTTCGTTAATGGCAATTTTGAGCTGTGGGATTTGAACTTCAAACTTTTGCCCACTATATCCGTTTAA
- the LOC114380301 gene encoding carbonic anhydrase 2-like isoform X2 has protein sequence MAGESYEEAIASLTKLLSEKADLGGVAAAKIKDLTAELDAAGSKPFNPEERIRTGFIQFKNEKFEKNPDLYGELAKGQSPKFMVFACSDSRVCPSHILDFQPGEAFMVRNIANMVPPYDKTKYSGAGAAIEYAVLHLKVENIVVIGHSCCGGIKGLMSIPDDGTTASEFIEQWVQICTPAKSKVKAGKSDLSFSEQCTNCEKEAVNVSLGNLLTYPFVRDGVVNKTLALKGAHYDFVNGNFELWDLNFKLLPTISV, from the exons ATGGCAGGAGAATCATACGAGGAAGCCATCGCGAGTCTGACCAAGCTTCTCAG TGAAAAAGCTGACCTCGGTGGTGTTGCCGCCGCAAAGATCAAGGATCTGACGGCGGAGCTTGATGCCGCCGGTTCGAAGCCGTTTAACCCGGAGGAGAGGATCAGAACCGGCTTCATCCaatttaagaatgagaaatttgA GAAAAATCCTGATCTATATGGCGAACTTGCCAAAGGCCAGAGCCCAAAG TTTATGGTATTTGCATGCTCAGATTCGAGAGTTTGTCCATCTCATATTCTGGATTTCCAACCGGGTGAGGCCTTTATGGTCCGAAACATTGCCAACATGGTTCCCCCATATGACAAG ACGAAGTATTCAGGAGCAGGGGCTGCCATAGAATATGCAGTGTTGCATTTAAAG GTGGAGAATATTGTAGTTATTGGACACAGTTGCTGTGGAGGTATAAAGGGGCTCATGTCTATCCCAGATGACGGGACCACTGCAAG TGAATTCATAGAGCAATGGGTCCAAATTTGTACTCCAGCAAAGTCCAAGGTTAAAGCAGGAAAAAGTGACTTAAGTTTTTCAGAGCAATGTACTAACTGTGAGAAG GAAGCTGTGAATGTATCACTTGGTAACCTATTAACATATCCATTTGTTAGAGATGGTGTTGTTAACAAAACTCTGGCTTTGAAAGGAGCACATTATGATTTCGTTAATGGCAATTTTGAGCTGTGGGATTTGAACTTCAAACTTTTGCCCACTATATCCGTTTAA